Proteins encoded by one window of Bacillus sp. DX3.1:
- a CDS encoding tyrosine-type recombinase/integrase, with product MNKKPHLIDVQPIRSKEQIEDMKWALKRHCSERDYILFIIGINTGLRVSDLLNLETNMILKLKRKRRKELKVTEGKTKKERIINLTSIFDEVYQYAQTVESTWLFPSRKGDQSISKIQAYRQLQKAGDFASVESIGTHTMRKTFGYWFYKQTKDVAMLQEILNHSTPQITLKYIGINKEEKDNILDIFSI from the coding sequence ATGAACAAAAAACCACATCTCATTGATGTCCAACCCATCCGAAGTAAAGAACAGATTGAAGATATGAAATGGGCTCTTAAACGTCACTGTTCAGAAAGAGACTATATCTTATTTATTATTGGGATCAATACAGGTTTGCGAGTAAGTGATTTATTAAACCTAGAAACAAATATGATTTTGAAGTTAAAACGAAAACGTAGAAAAGAGTTAAAAGTAACAGAAGGAAAAACAAAGAAAGAACGTATCATTAATCTTACTTCTATTTTTGACGAAGTATATCAATACGCCCAGACAGTAGAAAGCACCTGGTTATTTCCTTCACGTAAAGGAGATCAATCCATTAGTAAAATCCAAGCCTATCGACAATTACAAAAAGCCGGAGATTTTGCCAGTGTAGAATCTATTGGGACCCATACCATGCGCAAAACCTTCGGCTATTGGTTCTATAAACAAACAAAAGATGTAGCCATGTTACAAGAAATACTAAACCATAGTACCCCTCAAATCACTTTAAAATACATTGGAATCAATAAAGAAGAAAAAGATAATATTTTAGATATATTCTCCATATAA